The following proteins come from a genomic window of Maribacter sp. HTCC2170:
- the rpmC gene encoding 50S ribosomal protein L29: MKNLEIKKLSVEELTEKLAEYKKQHADLKMAHFVTPLENPLQIRKVRRTVARLATELTNRENQ; this comes from the coding sequence ATGAAAAATTTAGAAATAAAGAAATTATCTGTCGAAGAACTTACGGAAAAGCTTGCTGAGTACAAGAAGCAGCATGCAGATTTAAAGATGGCGCATTTTGTAACTCCATTGGAGAACCCTCTTCAGATCAGAAAAGTAAGAAGAACGGTTGCAAGATTAGCAACAGAATTAACTAATAGGGAAAACCAATAA
- the rplP gene encoding 50S ribosomal protein L16: MLQPKRTKFRKMQKGRMKGNSGRGHRLSNGMFGIKSLDSSFLTSRQIEAARIAATRFMKREGQLWIKIFPDKPITKKPLEVRMGKGKGAPEYFVAVVKPGRIMFEVGGVPQEVAKEALRLAAQKLPVKTKFVVARDYTEEN; the protein is encoded by the coding sequence ATGTTACAACCGAAAAGAACCAAGTTTCGTAAAATGCAAAAGGGCCGTATGAAGGGTAACTCCGGAAGAGGTCATAGGCTTTCAAACGGAATGTTCGGCATAAAATCCTTGGATTCATCTTTTTTGACTTCCCGTCAAATTGAAGCAGCTCGTATTGCTGCAACAAGGTTTATGAAAAGGGAAGGGCAATTATGGATTAAAATATTCCCAGATAAGCCTATTACCAAGAAACCATTGGAAGTACGTATGGGTAAAGGTAAAGGTGCTCCAGAATATTTTGTTGCTGTGGTAAAGCCAGGTAGAATAATGTTCGAAGTTGGTGGTGTGCCCCAAGAAGTTGCAAAGGAAGCTTTGCGATTGGCAGCCCAGAAATTACCTGTAAAAACGAAGTTCGTTGTTGCAAGAGATTATACTGAAGAGAATTAA
- the rpsM gene encoding 30S ribosomal protein S13: protein MARIAGIDIPKQKRGVIALTYIFGIGKSRSKEILDKAQVSEDTKVSDWNDDEIGRIREAVALYTIEGELRSETQLNIKRLMDIGCYRGIRHRAGLPLRGQRTKNNSRTRKGKRKTVANKKKATK from the coding sequence ATGGCAAGAATTGCAGGTATAGATATACCAAAACAGAAGAGAGGTGTTATAGCCCTTACCTATATTTTTGGTATTGGTAAAAGTAGGTCTAAAGAGATTTTAGATAAGGCACAGGTTAGTGAAGATACTAAAGTATCTGATTGGAACGATGATGAAATTGGTCGTATTCGTGAGGCTGTTGCTTTATACACTATTGAAGGTGAATTAAGGTCTGAGACACAATTGAACATTAAGCGATTAATGGATATTGGTTGTTACAGAGGTATTCGTCATAGAGCTGGTCTGCCTTTAAGAGGTCAAAGAACCAAGAACAACTCTAGAACCCGTAAAGGAAAAAGAAAAACAGTTGCCAACAAGAAAAAGGCAACTAAATAA
- the rplN gene encoding 50S ribosomal protein L14 → MLQQESRLKVADNTGAKEVLTIRVLGGTKRRYASIGDKIVVTVKEATPNGGIKKGAVSTAVVVRTKKEVRRQDGSYIRFDDNACVLLNPTGEMRGTRVFGPVARELRDKQFMKIVSLAPEVL, encoded by the coding sequence ATGTTACAGCAAGAATCAAGATTAAAGGTAGCGGACAATACAGGAGCAAAAGAGGTTTTGACCATCCGAGTTCTTGGTGGTACCAAAAGAAGATATGCTTCTATTGGCGATAAAATCGTTGTTACGGTAAAAGAAGCTACACCAAATGGTGGTATCAAAAAAGGAGCAGTTTCAACCGCAGTTGTGGTTAGGACAAAGAAAGAAGTAAGAAGACAGGATGGTTCTTACATTCGTTTTGATGATAATGCTTGTGTTTTATTGAACCCAACAGGTGAAATGAGAGGTACTCGTGTTTTTGGCCCAGTTGCCAGGGAATTACGTGATAAGCAGTTCATGAAGATTGTATCATTAGCCCCTGAGGTGCTTTAA
- the rpsE gene encoding 30S ribosomal protein S5, whose amino-acid sequence MYQKYKNVETVKPGGLDLKDRLVGVQRVTKVTKGGRAFGFSAIVVVGDEAGVVGHGLGKSKEVATAIAKAIEDAKKNLIRIPLDKHTLPHEQKGKFGGARVYIQPASHGTGVIAGGAVRAVLEAVGVHDVLSKSQGSSNPHNVVKATFDALLQLRGAKTVAQQRGVSLEKVFKG is encoded by the coding sequence ATGTACCAGAAATACAAAAACGTAGAGACTGTTAAGCCAGGAGGTTTAGATTTAAAAGATAGATTGGTTGGCGTACAAAGGGTAACCAAAGTAACCAAGGGTGGTAGAGCATTTGGTTTCTCGGCTATCGTCGTGGTAGGTGATGAAGCAGGAGTTGTAGGGCATGGCTTGGGTAAATCCAAAGAAGTTGCAACAGCTATTGCTAAGGCTATCGAGGATGCTAAAAAGAACCTTATTAGAATTCCTTTGGACAAACACACTTTGCCGCATGAGCAAAAAGGAAAATTTGGTGGTGCCCGTGTTTATATTCAACCTGCATCACATGGTACAGGTGTAATTGCTGGTGGTGCTGTGAGAGCGGTACTGGAAGCGGTGGGAGTACATGATGTATTGTCAAAGTCACAAGGTTCTTCTAACCCTCATAATGTTGTTAAAGCTACTTTTGATGCGCTTTTACAGTTAAGAGGTGCAAAAACAGTCGCGCAACAAAGAGGTGTTTCTTTGGAAAAAGTTTTTAAAGGATAA
- the rpsQ gene encoding 30S ribosomal protein S17, which translates to MEKRNLRKERVGVVTSDKMEKSIVVAEVKRVKHPMYGKFVLKTKKYVAHDEKNDCNIGDTVKIMETRPLSKTKCWRLVEILERAK; encoded by the coding sequence ATGGAAAAAAGAAACTTAAGAAAAGAGAGAGTAGGGGTTGTTACTAGCGACAAAATGGAGAAATCTATTGTAGTCGCTGAAGTAAAAAGAGTTAAACACCCTATGTACGGTAAGTTCGTTTTGAAAACGAAGAAATACGTTGCACACGACGAAAAGAACGATTGTAATATTGGTGATACCGTAAAGATTATGGAGACCCGTCCCTTGAGCAAGACAAAATGTTGGAGGTTAGTAGAAATCTTAGAAAGAGCTAAATAA
- the rplX gene encoding 50S ribosomal protein L24, whose translation MKKLKIKTGDTVRIIAGDHKGTEGKVTKVFIEKDKAIVEGANMVSKHEKPSANNPQGGIVKKEAPIHISNLSLIDSKSSEATRVGLEVRDGKKVRFSKKSNEVI comes from the coding sequence ATGAAAAAGTTAAAGATAAAAACAGGAGATACCGTTCGGATAATTGCTGGAGACCATAAAGGTACTGAAGGTAAAGTGACCAAGGTGTTTATTGAAAAGGACAAGGCTATCGTGGAAGGAGCCAATATGGTTTCAAAACATGAGAAGCCAAGTGCGAACAATCCTCAAGGCGGTATTGTTAAGAAAGAGGCTCCTATTCATATTTCCAATCTATCATTGATAGATTCCAAATCTAGTGAAGCAACTAGGGTGGGGTTAGAAGTTAGAGATGGTAAGAAGGTTAGATTTTCTAAAAAATCCAATGAAGTAATTTAG
- the secY gene encoding preprotein translocase subunit SecY produces MKKFFETISNIWKIEELRNRIIITLGLLLVYRFGCQIVLPGIDTTQLAELSSNTDNGILGILNAFTGGAFANASVFALGIMPYISASIVVQLMGIAIPYLQKLQKEGESGRKTINQITRWLTIGICIVQAPAYLYSLGALGVPDSAFVLGKGLDFIVPSVIILVTGCVFAMWLGEKITDKGIGNGISLLIMIGIIATLPQSFVQEFISRTANNNGGLMFILIEVILWFLVILASVLLVMATRQIPVQYARRTASGGYEKNVMGSRQYIPLKLNASGVMPIIFAQAIMFAPGLIGKTFNNTAVGQWMEVQFQDIFGLAYNILFGLLIIIFTYFYTAITVPTNKMADDLKRSGGFIPGIRPGKETGDFLDKIMSLITLPGSVFLALLAVLPAIVVKLMDVQAGWALFYGGTSLLIMVGVAIDTVQQVNAYLLNRHYDGLMKSGKNRKVA; encoded by the coding sequence ATGAAGAAATTTTTCGAGACAATATCAAACATTTGGAAGATTGAAGAGCTAAGGAATAGAATTATTATCACCTTAGGTCTTCTTTTGGTATACCGTTTTGGCTGTCAAATTGTTCTTCCTGGTATTGATACCACACAATTAGCAGAGTTATCCTCAAATACCGATAATGGTATTTTAGGCATACTTAATGCTTTTACAGGTGGTGCATTTGCTAATGCCTCTGTTTTTGCCTTGGGGATAATGCCCTATATTTCTGCGTCGATTGTTGTACAATTAATGGGTATTGCAATTCCGTATTTACAGAAATTACAGAAAGAAGGCGAGAGCGGCCGAAAAACTATAAACCAAATTACTAGATGGTTGACCATTGGTATTTGTATTGTTCAAGCGCCGGCATATCTTTATAGTTTAGGTGCATTGGGTGTTCCTGATAGTGCTTTTGTACTAGGAAAAGGATTGGATTTTATAGTGCCTTCTGTTATTATATTGGTAACAGGATGTGTGTTTGCAATGTGGTTGGGTGAGAAAATTACAGATAAAGGTATTGGTAATGGTATTTCATTATTGATAATGATTGGTATTATTGCCACTTTACCGCAATCTTTCGTTCAGGAATTCATTTCTAGAACTGCTAATAATAATGGTGGTTTAATGTTCATCCTAATCGAGGTCATATTATGGTTCTTGGTTATCCTAGCCAGTGTATTATTGGTAATGGCAACACGTCAAATTCCCGTGCAATATGCTCGAAGAACTGCCTCTGGTGGTTACGAGAAAAATGTAATGGGGTCTAGACAATATATTCCATTGAAGTTGAATGCTTCTGGGGTAATGCCAATCATCTTTGCACAAGCTATAATGTTTGCTCCTGGTTTAATTGGGAAAACGTTTAATAATACAGCAGTTGGTCAGTGGATGGAAGTACAGTTTCAGGATATTTTTGGATTGGCCTATAATATATTGTTTGGACTATTGATTATAATCTTTACATATTTTTATACTGCAATTACAGTGCCTACAAATAAGATGGCTGATGATTTGAAAAGAAGTGGTGGTTTTATCCCAGGTATTAGACCAGGGAAGGAAACCGGAGATTTCTTAGATAAGATAATGTCATTGATTACATTACCTGGATCAGTCTTTCTAGCTCTATTGGCAGTATTACCGGCAATAGTGGTTAAGTTGATGGATGTTCAAGCAGGTTGGGCATTGTTTTATGGTGGTACATCGCTATTGATTATGGTTGGTGTAGCCATTGATACTGTTCAGCAAGTAAACGCTTACCTATTGAACAGACATTATGATGGTTTAATGAAATCTGGTAAAAACAGGAAAGTAGCATAA
- a CDS encoding DNA-directed RNA polymerase subunit alpha: MALFNFQKPDKVIMIDSSDFEGKFEFRPLEPGYGLTVGNALRRVLLSSLEGHAITSVRIDKVEHEFSVIPGVVEDVTEIILNLKQVRFKKQIEDSEAEVVSISVSGKDQLTAGDFQKFISGYQVLNPDLVICNMDSKVSINMEIVIDKGRGYVPAEENKKSNAALGTIAVDSIFTPIKNVKYSIENFRVEQKTDYEKLVFEIVTDGSIHPKDALTEGAKVLIHHFMLFSDERITLEADEIAQTETYDEESLHMRQLLKTKLVDMDLSVRALNCLKAAEVDTLGDLVSFNKNDLMKFRNFGKKSLTELEELVINKGLSFGMDLSKYKLDKD; this comes from the coding sequence ATGGCATTATTTAATTTTCAGAAACCCGATAAAGTAATAATGATCGATTCTTCAGATTTCGAAGGGAAATTTGAATTTAGACCATTGGAACCTGGTTACGGTTTAACCGTTGGGAACGCATTAAGAAGAGTATTGCTTTCATCTTTGGAAGGCCATGCTATTACTTCTGTAAGGATTGATAAAGTAGAACATGAGTTCTCTGTAATTCCTGGTGTTGTAGAAGATGTTACAGAGATTATTTTGAACTTGAAACAAGTTCGTTTTAAAAAGCAAATTGAGGATTCAGAAGCTGAGGTTGTATCTATTTCTGTAAGTGGAAAAGATCAATTGACTGCTGGTGATTTTCAAAAATTCATTTCTGGGTATCAAGTTTTGAACCCTGATTTGGTTATCTGTAATATGGATTCCAAGGTCAGTATCAATATGGAAATTGTTATTGATAAAGGTAGAGGGTATGTTCCTGCAGAGGAAAACAAAAAATCCAATGCTGCCTTAGGTACAATTGCGGTTGATTCTATTTTTACACCTATAAAAAATGTAAAATATAGTATTGAAAACTTTAGGGTTGAACAAAAGACTGATTATGAAAAATTAGTTTTTGAAATCGTTACTGATGGTTCAATACACCCGAAAGATGCTTTGACTGAAGGTGCAAAAGTTCTTATTCACCACTTCATGTTATTCTCCGATGAGAGAATCACACTTGAGGCGGATGAGATAGCTCAAACTGAAACATATGATGAGGAATCATTACATATGCGTCAATTGTTGAAAACGAAATTAGTAGACATGGATCTTTCAGTTCGTGCTTTGAATTGTTTGAAAGCAGCTGAAGTAGATACTTTGGGAGACTTGGTTTCATTCAATAAAAATGACTTGATGAAGTTCAGAAACTTTGGAAAGAAATCCTTAACTGAACTTGAAGAGTTGGTGATCAACAAAGGATTGAGCTTCGGAATGGATCTTTCAAAATATAAATTAGACAAAGATTAA
- the rplO gene encoding 50S ribosomal protein L15, with the protein MNLSNLKPAEGSVNRDGKRVGRGQGSGKGGTATRGHKGAKSRSGYSKKIGFEGGQMPLQRRVPKFGFKNINRKEYQGINLDKLQELVDTKVIKDVVTFENLVENGLVGKNELVKILGRGELKASLKVSVHKFTATAKAAIEAAGGEAISL; encoded by the coding sequence ATGAATTTAAGTAATCTAAAACCAGCTGAAGGTTCTGTCAATAGAGACGGTAAAAGAGTAGGAAGAGGACAGGGATCAGGAAAAGGTGGTACTGCGACCAGAGGTCACAAGGGAGCCAAATCTAGATCAGGTTATTCCAAGAAAATTGGTTTTGAAGGTGGTCAAATGCCTTTGCAAAGACGTGTTCCTAAATTTGGATTTAAGAACATAAACAGGAAAGAATACCAAGGAATAAATCTTGATAAGCTACAAGAGCTTGTAGACACTAAGGTGATTAAAGATGTTGTTACTTTTGAAAACCTTGTTGAAAACGGTTTAGTTGGAAAGAACGAATTGGTTAAAATTTTAGGTAGAGGGGAGTTAAAGGCTTCTTTAAAAGTTTCTGTGCATAAGTTTACGGCTACGGCAAAAGCTGCTATTGAGGCTGCTGGTGGTGAAGCAATAAGTTTATAA
- the rpsK gene encoding 30S ribosomal protein S11, whose amino-acid sequence MAKTNAKSAKKRKVIVDAVGEAHVTASFNNIIISLTNKKGDVISWSSAGKQGFRGSKKNTPYAAQVAAEDCAKVAHEAGLRKVKVYVKGPGNGRESAIRSLHNAGIEVTEIIDVTPMPHNGCRPPKRRRV is encoded by the coding sequence ATGGCAAAGACAAATGCAAAATCGGCTAAGAAACGTAAGGTAATAGTAGATGCCGTGGGAGAAGCTCACGTTACAGCATCTTTCAATAATATTATCATATCCTTGACTAATAAAAAGGGAGATGTTATCTCTTGGTCATCTGCTGGAAAACAAGGTTTCAGAGGTTCTAAGAAGAACACTCCATATGCTGCTCAAGTAGCTGCTGAGGATTGTGCTAAGGTAGCTCACGAAGCAGGTCTTAGAAAGGTGAAGGTTTATGTAAAGGGGCCAGGTAATGGTAGAGAATCTGCAATTCGTTCTTTACACAATGCTGGTATCGAGGTTACTGAAATCATCGATGTTACCCCAATGCCACATAACGGGTGTAGACCTCCAAAAAGAAGAAGAGTTTAA
- the rplF gene encoding 50S ribosomal protein L6 has protein sequence MSRIGNNPIAIPEGVTIEVKDNVVAVKGKLGELTQDFSGVEIKIEDGQALVTRPSDSKEHKAKHGLYRSLVLNMVEGVSKGWTKELELVGVGYRASNQGQKLDLALGFSHNIVMNIAPEVKIETTSEKGKNPIIKLSSFDKQLVGQVAAKIRSFRKPEPYKGKGIKFVGEQLRRKAGKSA, from the coding sequence ATGTCAAGAATAGGTAATAATCCAATCGCAATCCCAGAAGGTGTAACCATCGAGGTTAAGGATAATGTGGTTGCCGTAAAAGGAAAATTGGGTGAATTAACTCAGGATTTTTCTGGTGTAGAGATTAAGATAGAAGATGGTCAGGCATTGGTGACTAGGCCTTCAGATTCAAAAGAACATAAAGCAAAACATGGTCTGTACAGATCTTTGGTTTTGAATATGGTTGAAGGTGTATCTAAAGGTTGGACCAAGGAACTGGAATTGGTTGGTGTTGGTTATAGAGCTAGCAATCAAGGTCAAAAATTGGATCTTGCCCTTGGGTTTTCCCACAATATTGTGATGAACATTGCTCCAGAAGTTAAGATTGAGACAACATCTGAAAAAGGAAAGAATCCAATTATAAAACTTTCCTCTTTTGACAAGCAATTAGTTGGGCAAGTGGCAGCAAAGATTCGTTCTTTCCGTAAGCCAGAGCCTTACAAAGGAAAAGGTATCAAGTTCGTTGGTGAACAATTAAGAAGAAAAGCAGGTAAATCAGCTTAA
- the rplE gene encoding 50S ribosomal protein L5 translates to MAYVARLKTEYNERIVSALKEEFGYKNVMQVPKLEKIVVSRGVGAAVADKKLIDHAVDELSNITGQKAIATISKKDVATFKLRKGMPIGAKVTLRGEKMYEFLDRLVTSALPRVRDFQGIRATGFDGRGNYSLGVTEQIIFPEINIDKINRINGMDITFVTSAPTDKEAKSLLTELGLPFKKN, encoded by the coding sequence ATGGCTTACGTTGCAAGATTAAAAACAGAATATAACGAGCGTATTGTAAGTGCGCTTAAAGAGGAGTTTGGTTACAAAAATGTAATGCAAGTTCCTAAATTAGAAAAAATTGTGGTGAGCAGAGGTGTAGGAGCTGCAGTAGCTGATAAAAAGTTGATTGATCATGCTGTTGATGAATTGTCAAATATCACTGGTCAAAAGGCTATAGCTACTATATCAAAAAAGGATGTTGCCACATTTAAACTTCGTAAAGGAATGCCGATTGGGGCGAAAGTTACTTTGCGTGGAGAAAAAATGTATGAATTCTTGGATAGATTAGTTACTTCGGCTTTGCCAAGGGTAAGAGATTTTCAAGGAATTCGTGCCACAGGTTTTGATGGCAGAGGTAATTATAGTTTAGGTGTTACTGAACAGATTATTTTTCCTGAAATCAATATTGATAAAATCAACAGAATTAATGGTATGGATATAACATTCGTTACATCTGCGCCAACTGATAAAGAAGCGAAATCATTATTAACGGAATTAGGATTACCTTTTAAAAAGAACTAG
- the rpsH gene encoding 30S ribosomal protein S8 produces MVTDTIADYLTRVRNANSAGHRVVEIPASNVKKEITKILFDQGYILSYKFEEDEVQGSIKIALKYDKVTKEPVIKKLQRISKPGLRKYANSGNMPRVLNGLGIAIVSTSHGVMTSKQAKNENVGGEVLCYVY; encoded by the coding sequence ATGGTAACAGATACTATAGCAGATTACTTAACAAGAGTTAGAAATGCCAATTCGGCTGGTCACAGAGTGGTCGAAATTCCGGCATCCAATGTTAAGAAAGAGATAACGAAAATATTATTCGATCAAGGATATATTTTAAGTTATAAGTTCGAGGAAGATGAAGTACAGGGTTCAATAAAGATTGCCTTAAAATATGATAAGGTGACAAAAGAGCCAGTAATTAAAAAATTACAGCGTATAAGTAAGCCAGGTTTACGTAAGTATGCCAACTCTGGTAATATGCCACGAGTACTTAACGGGTTGGGTATTGCGATTGTTTCTACTTCTCACGGGGTAATGACCAGTAAGCAGGCCAAAAACGAGAATGTTGGTGGCGAGGTATTATGCTATGTATATTAA
- the infA gene encoding translation initiation factor IF-1 yields MAKQAAIEQDGSIIEALSNAMFRVELENGHVVTAHISGKMRMHYIKLLPGDKVKLEMSPYDLTKARITYRY; encoded by the coding sequence ATGGCTAAACAAGCGGCAATTGAACAAGATGGGTCTATTATAGAGGCTCTTTCGAATGCAATGTTTCGAGTGGAACTTGAAAATGGGCATGTGGTAACAGCTCATATATCGGGCAAAATGAGAATGCATTACATAAAATTGCTTCCTGGAGATAAGGTTAAATTGGAGATGAGCCCATATGACCTGACCAAAGCAAGAATTACATATAGATATTAA
- the rplR gene encoding 50S ribosomal protein L18, with protein MGLSKTQRKLRIRRRIRKVSFGTADRPRLSVFRSNTGIYAQVIDDNEGTTLLAASSRDKDLASEKGSKSEIATLVGKTIAEKCKKAGIEQVAFDRGGNLYHGRVKSLAEGAREAGLKF; from the coding sequence ATGGGATTATCAAAGACTCAAAGAAAATTAAGAATCAGAAGGAGAATCAGAAAGGTTTCCTTCGGAACTGCTGACAGACCAAGATTGTCAGTATTTAGAAGTAATACTGGAATCTATGCTCAAGTAATCGATGATAACGAAGGGACTACCCTACTTGCAGCTTCATCCAGAGATAAAGATTTGGCTTCTGAAAAGGGAAGCAAATCGGAAATTGCTACGTTGGTAGGAAAGACTATCGCTGAAAAATGCAAAAAAGCTGGCATTGAGCAAGTTGCATTTGATAGAGGGGGTAACTTATATCACGGCAGAGTAAAATCGCTCGCTGAAGGAGCAAGGGAAGCAGGACTAAAATTTTAA
- the rpsN gene encoding 30S ribosomal protein S14: MAKESMKARERKRAKTVAKYAEKRKALKEAGDYEALQKLPKNASPVRMHNRCKLTGRPKGYMRTFGISRVTFREMANQGLIPGVKKASW, from the coding sequence ATGGCTAAAGAATCAATGAAGGCCCGTGAAAGAAAAAGGGCAAAGACAGTTGCTAAATATGCTGAAAAGCGTAAAGCTTTGAAAGAAGCTGGTGACTATGAAGCGCTTCAGAAATTGCCAAAAAATGCTTCTCCTGTCCGCATGCACAATCGTTGCAAATTAACAGGGAGACCTAAAGGGTATATGAGAACTTTTGGTATTTCAAGGGTGACTTTCAGAGAGATGGCCAACCAAGGGTTGATTCCTGGAGTTAAAAAAGCAAGCTGGTAA
- the rpsC gene encoding 30S ribosomal protein S3 codes for MGQKTNPIGNRLGIIRGWESNWYGGNDYGDKLAEDDKIRKYIHARLSKASVSRVIIERTLKLITVTVTTARPGIIIGKGGQEVDKLKEELKKITNKEVQINIYEIKRPEVDANLVAASIARQIESRISFRRAIKMSIAAAMRMNAEGIKVQISGRLNGAEMARSESYKDGRIPLSTFRADIDYALHEAHTTYGRLGIKVWIMKGEVYGKRELSPLVGMQKGQGGKGGKQDGQRKQRRRK; via the coding sequence ATGGGACAGAAAACAAATCCGATAGGAAATCGTCTAGGAATTATCAGAGGATGGGAATCTAACTGGTATGGTGGAAATGATTATGGCGATAAGCTGGCAGAAGATGATAAAATCAGAAAGTATATACATGCCCGTCTTTCTAAGGCAAGTGTATCTAGGGTAATTATTGAGCGCACTTTAAAGTTGATTACCGTTACGGTAACAACTGCGAGACCAGGTATTATAATTGGTAAAGGTGGTCAAGAAGTTGACAAGCTAAAAGAGGAGTTAAAGAAGATTACCAATAAAGAGGTTCAGATCAATATTTATGAGATCAAAAGACCTGAAGTAGATGCTAATTTGGTTGCTGCAAGTATTGCAAGACAAATTGAGAGTAGAATTTCATTCAGACGTGCAATCAAAATGTCAATTGCTGCTGCAATGAGAATGAATGCGGAGGGGATAAAAGTTCAGATATCAGGACGTTTGAATGGGGCTGAAATGGCTCGTTCCGAATCTTATAAAGATGGTCGTATTCCTTTATCAACTTTTAGGGCCGATATTGATTATGCCTTACATGAAGCTCATACTACCTACGGAAGATTAGGTATAAAGGTTTGGATCATGAAAGGTGAGGTATACGGTAAAAGAGAGCTTTCTCCATTGGTTGGCATGCAAAAAGGCCAAGGTGGAAAAGGTGGAAAGCAAGACGGACAGAGAAAGCAACGTCGTAGAAAGTAA
- the rpmD gene encoding 50S ribosomal protein L30 produces MAKIKVKQLKSSIKRPQNQKRTLEALGLRKIGQIVEHDATPNILGMIDKVKHLVSTEEA; encoded by the coding sequence ATGGCAAAGATTAAAGTAAAACAGTTAAAAAGTAGTATTAAGCGTCCACAGAACCAAAAGAGAACGTTGGAAGCTTTGGGACTACGTAAGATTGGCCAGATTGTAGAGCATGATGCCACGCCAAATATTCTTGGCATGATAGATAAAGTTAAACACTTAGTTTCCACAGAGGAGGCTTAA
- the ykgO gene encoding type B 50S ribosomal protein L36, whose translation MKVRASVKKRSADCKIVRRKGRLYVINKKNPRFKQRQG comes from the coding sequence ATGAAAGTTAGAGCTTCAGTAAAGAAAAGAAGTGCCGATTGCAAAATAGTTCGCAGAAAAGGCAGGTTGTACGTAATCAACAAAAAGAATCCTAGATTTAAACAAAGACAAGGGTAA
- the rpsD gene encoding 30S ribosomal protein S4 yields MARYTGPKSKIARKFGEAIFGDDKSFEKKSYPPGQHGQNRRRGKKSEYAVQLMEKQKAKYTYGILEKQFRNLFASANRSKGVTGEVLLQLCESRLDNVVYRMGVSTSRRGARQLVSHRHITVNGELVNIPSYSLKAGDVVGVREKSKSLQTIEDALSASGHVYEWITWNSEKKEGTFVSVPERMQIPENIKEQLIVELYSK; encoded by the coding sequence ATGGCAAGATATACAGGACCAAAAAGTAAGATCGCACGTAAGTTTGGCGAAGCGATTTTTGGAGACGATAAGTCTTTTGAAAAGAAAAGTTACCCTCCTGGGCAACACGGACAGAATAGACGTAGAGGTAAAAAATCTGAATACGCTGTTCAGTTGATGGAAAAACAAAAGGCAAAATATACCTATGGTATATTGGAAAAACAATTTAGAAACTTGTTTGCCAGTGCAAATAGAAGTAAAGGAGTAACCGGTGAGGTACTTTTACAACTTTGTGAATCAAGACTTGACAATGTAGTTTACAGAATGGGAGTCTCTACTTCTAGAAGAGGTGCAAGACAATTGGTTTCTCACAGGCATATTACGGTTAATGGGGAGTTGGTTAATATTCCTTCTTATTCTTTGAAAGCAGGTGATGTTGTAGGAGTAAGAGAAAAATCAAAATCTTTACAGACTATTGAAGATGCTTTGTCAGCTAGTGGTCATGTATATGAATGGATTACTTGGAACTCAGAAAAGAAAGAAGGAACTTTTGTTTCTGTTCCAGAGAGAATGCAGATTCCTGAAAATATCAAGGAACAATTAATCGTCGAGTTATACTCAAAATAA